Proteins found in one Magnolia sinica isolate HGM2019 chromosome 5, MsV1, whole genome shotgun sequence genomic segment:
- the LOC131245524 gene encoding putative ubiquitin-conjugating enzyme E2 38 isoform X1 produces MEPPPLAKYVSSNSFRLLPGSSSLQDPEIIDVGSFDAEGSSQSKRKRNQVVPRDIIEIDGQEDPSGVVITGETDTIVAKNKSTMGYAKNWQKPIEDALAEGNDSNKDVEVESAPLNLLKIPTNPLKHLGPASLDLNCPDKSNSDSVTNDDDNDDAYDDDENYEYDDNEDLEYEDEDYDGGGDDDYYGFDVNLDAQFDAVDLPPGVEASVPWLMPSSSKPGTSSSGGVSLPSTSKQKEEREDEIEKKFREFKHFDTVADYSDHHYAQPREQSRSEAFHGVSLTKKAPKDWAKTIQQEWKILEKDLPETIFVRVYEERLDLLRAVIIGAAGTPYHDGLFFFDIFFPPTYPSHPPLVYYYSGGLRLNPNLYNCGKVCLSLLNTWSGSKSELWTPGKSTMLQVLVSIQGLVLNAKPYFNEPGYEKSAGQPAGEKKSLTYNEDVFILSCKTMMYTLKRPPKHFEDFVAGHFRQRAHTILQACKAYMDGTQVGSPVGEVKGHSNGEVKDENEGNMTTCSSNFKTHLGQIFPRLLVALTDNGADCRQFLDKPENTDTAMLTLRVHKFD; encoded by the exons GTTGTTCCCCGCGACATAATTGAAATAGATGGACAGGAGGATCCATCAGGAGTTGTGATCACTGGGGAGACAGATACCATTGTTGCCAAGAATAAGTCAACAATGGGCTATGCTAAGAATTGGCAGAAGCCAATAGAG GATGCCTTGGCTGAGGGCAATGATTCTAATAAAGATGTTGAAGTTGAAAGCGCTCCTCTGAATCTTCTCAAAATTCCTACAAATCCTCTCAAACATTTGGGACCGGCATCACTGGATCTGAACTGTCCTGACAAATCCAATTCTGATTCGGTGACTAATGATGATGACAACGATGATGCTTATGATGACGATGAAAATTACGAGTATGATGATAATGAGGATCTGGAGTATGAAGATGAAGATTATGacggtggtggtgatgatgattattATGGTTTTGATGTAAATTTAGATGCTCAATTCGATGCAGTAGACCTGCCTCCTGGGGTGGAGGCTTCCGTCCCTTGGTTGATGCCTTCTAGTTCTAAGCCAGGCACAAGCAGTTCGGGAGGTGTAAGCTTGCCAAGTACAAGCAagcaaaaggaagagagagaagatgagattGAGAAGAAATTTAGAGAGTTTAAGCACTTTGATACCGTTGCTGATTATTCTGACCACCATTATGCTCAACCACGAGAACAATCACGTAGTGAAGCTTTCCATGGAGTTTCTTTAACAAAGAAG GCGCCAAAGGATTGGGCAAAAACAATTCAGCAAGAGTGGAAGATCCTGGAGAAAGATTTACCAG AGACAATATTTGTTAGAGTCTATGAAGAGAGGCTGGATCTTCTGAGGGCTGTCATTATAGGAGCTGCCGGAACTCCCTACCATGATGGGCTCTTCTTCTTCGACATTTTCTTTCCTCCTACCTATCCTTCTCACCCTCCG CTGGTATACTACTACTCTGGTGGCCTTCGACTGAACCCTAACCTGTACAATTGTGGGAAAGtctgtcttagccttctcaatACTTGGAGTGGCAGCAAATCCGAGCTATGGACCCCTGGCAAATCAACCATGCTGCAAGTCCTGGTTTCAATCCAAGGCCTTGTGCTGAATGCGAAGCCTTATTTCAATGAGCCAGGATATGAAAAATCAGCCGGCCAGCCTGCTGGGGAGAAGAAATCCCTCACGTACAATGAGGATGTTTTTATATTGTCCTGCAAGACAATGATGTACACTCTAAAGAGACCACCAAAG CATTTTGAAGACTTTGTGGCTGGACATTTCCGCCAGCGGGCCCATACTATTCTACAGGCTTGTAAAGCATACATGGATGGTACTCAAGTTGGCAGTCCTGTTGGAGAGGTGAAGGGCCATTCTAATGGAGAGGTGAAGGATGAGAATGAGGGCAACATGACAACCTGCTCGTCGAATTTCAAGACTCACCTCGGCCAGATATTCCCGAGGCTCTTGGTAGCTCTTACTGACAACGGCGCTGATTGTCGGCAGTTTCTTGATAAGCCAGAGAACACTGATACTGCCATGCTAACGCTCCGAGTCCACAAGTTTGACTAA
- the LOC131245525 gene encoding major latex protein 146-like, whose protein sequence is MHKQRESEREKMRSMKGEVVLNIPAEKAWEMYRNNEIVSKINPDMLAAAEYLQGDGSPGSLRLFKLGPAVRGYVKESMEKIEKVEVGRSITYQVIGGELKNMYDPYRVTFTFSPVPGSNGEKCIAEWKAEFEPLSPTMPPPEKAKDAALGFLKSFENYDHIVAV, encoded by the exons ATGCACAagcagagagagagtgagagagagaagatgaggaGCATGAAAGGAGAGGTGGTGCTGAACATTCCAGCAGAGAAAGCATGGGAGATGTATAGAAACAATGAGATTGTGAGCAAGATCAATCCAGACATGCTTGCTGCTGCTGAGTATCTTCAAGGTGATGGGAGCCCTGGTAGCTTGAGGCTCTTCAAGCTGGGTCctg cTGTGCGTGGTTACGTGAAAGAATCGATGGAGAAGATAGAGAAGGTGGAAGTGGGCCGATCGATAACATACCAAGTGATTGGAGGAGAGCTGAAGAACATGTATGATCCGTATAGGGTTACCTTCACATTTTCTCCAGTGCCTGGTAGTAATGGAGAGAAATGCATTGCTGAATGGAAAGCCGAATTTGAGCCGTTGTCGCCGACCATGCCTCCACCGGAGAAAGCCAAGGACGCGGCACTCGGATTCCTCAAATCGTTTGAGAACTACGACCACATCGTTGCCGTGTGA